In Candidatus Omnitrophota bacterium, a genomic segment contains:
- a CDS encoding FAD-binding oxidoreductase — translation MLIKKDRDAIKSYFEDSSNLKGGYADSVAFPEDINALSKLIKDANIKRVPVTVSGGGTGTTGSRIPFGGIVVSLEKFNEVLEISDNKLIARVEAGCSVEHFKAECEKRGLFYACHPTERGAFLGGTVATNASGARSFKYGPTRRYVKHIKMVLADGQIFEISRGEKFLTKKDSKIPLPTYKIPDIKNSAGYFIGEGADLIDLFIGQEGTLSIITEMDLALLKIPMKILSSFAFFDKNADSWNFASEARRLSRSQNKAGVDALSIEYLDENALNLLRLRSNSVPSGANAAIFFEQEVTQNDEGRAVDAWLKLISKHNASADDTWVAMTEEGAEKFNQLRHSIPESVNEIVRRNGFRKLSTDIAVPEKNFAKMTDFYTATLKKENVGHIIFGHIGECHLHVNLLPKNDEERERSEKICLEFARKGVSLGGTVSAEHGIGKTRHKYLEIMYGRQGILEMARVKKVFDPNCILGLDNIFPKEVLKEA, via the coding sequence ATGCTAATCAAAAAAGACCGTGACGCCATAAAGTCGTATTTTGAGGATAGCTCCAACCTGAAGGGCGGGTACGCCGACAGCGTAGCTTTTCCCGAGGATATAAATGCGTTATCAAAGCTGATAAAAGACGCTAATATTAAACGCGTTCCTGTAACGGTGTCGGGCGGCGGTACCGGAACTACCGGATCCAGGATACCTTTCGGCGGCATAGTGGTGTCGCTGGAAAAATTCAATGAGGTGCTGGAGATATCCGACAACAAGCTCATCGCGAGGGTAGAAGCCGGTTGCAGTGTAGAGCATTTTAAGGCAGAATGCGAAAAAAGAGGCCTGTTTTACGCATGCCATCCTACCGAAAGAGGAGCGTTTTTAGGAGGCACGGTCGCGACCAACGCATCCGGAGCGCGCTCTTTTAAATACGGCCCTACCAGGCGTTATGTAAAACATATTAAGATGGTATTGGCGGACGGACAGATATTTGAGATAAGCCGTGGCGAAAAGTTCCTTACAAAGAAAGATTCTAAGATACCATTGCCCACCTATAAGATCCCCGATATAAAGAACTCGGCCGGATACTTTATCGGGGAGGGTGCGGATCTAATAGATCTATTTATAGGGCAAGAGGGGACGTTATCCATAATAACCGAGATGGACCTGGCCCTTCTTAAGATTCCCATGAAGATCTTAAGCTCCTTCGCATTTTTTGACAAGAATGCGGACTCATGGAATTTTGCATCTGAGGCAAGAAGGCTGTCGCGAAGCCAAAATAAAGCCGGCGTAGACGCGTTATCTATAGAATATTTAGACGAAAATGCTCTTAATTTATTGCGACTAAGGAGTAATAGCGTTCCATCGGGCGCAAACGCCGCTATATTTTTTGAACAAGAAGTAACGCAGAATGATGAAGGCAGGGCAGTCGATGCTTGGCTGAAACTTATTTCAAAACACAATGCGTCGGCCGATGATACCTGGGTGGCGATGACAGAAGAGGGGGCTGAAAAGTTTAATCAATTGCGGCACTCTATACCCGAATCAGTAAATGAGATAGTCAGAAGAAACGGTTTTAGGAAGTTGAGCACGGATATAGCTGTTCCGGAAAAAAATTTTGCCAAGATGACGGATTTTTACACAGCTACATTAAAAAAAGAGAATGTAGGGCATATTATATTCGGCCACATAGGCGAGTGCCATTTACATGTGAATTTGCTTCCAAAAAATGATGAAGAAAGAGAAAGGTCGGAGAAAATCTGCCTTGAGTTTGCGAGGAAGGGCGTATCACTGGGTGGCACAGTATCCGCGGAGCACGGTATAGGTAAAACACGGCACAAGTATTTGGAAATAATGTATGGCAGGCAGGGTATATTGGAGATGGCGAGAGTAAAAAAAGTGTTCGACCCAAATTGCATATTAGGATTGGATAACATATTTCCAAAAGAGGTACTGAAAGAAGCATGA
- the larA gene encoding nickel-dependent lactate racemase, with protein MKINLPYGNSSIGLILPDDRVLGVLQNDEFERKNIRKLLIRSLRRSDLPFRKKRVLVVVPDATRSAHLKEMLPILMEKLSTPGRSIDIMIATGLHKRHTPEQLQRLLGAPIVKHHKILHHDPSENSVMDLGRNKYDVPITLDKAILNYDFIISIGVIEPHLYAGYSGGAKTIAIGLAGEATINATHSIKFLDDPATNIGSVKENKFQETLWDALKNIPPIFSINTVNNQDGKALKVFCGPVKDVFEKSIDFARRVFEVSVTKTCDIAICGVGYPKDINLYQASRALNYVLSVDSPVVRKGGVVIVAAQLRDGIGQSPSEKRFYDELKKITSPESFISHIRTEGCIAGEHRAYMVAKAMMNHKVMFVTTLGKDFMEGLPFKFYRSIEQAVKAAEDIIGKNSKIYVIPHALATIARAIFS; from the coding sequence ATGAAAATAAATCTTCCGTATGGAAATAGTTCTATAGGATTAATTCTGCCCGACGACAGAGTTCTGGGCGTATTGCAGAACGATGAATTTGAGCGCAAGAACATAAGAAAGCTTCTTATTAGGAGCTTGAGGCGCAGCGACCTGCCTTTTCGCAAGAAGAGGGTTCTTGTCGTGGTTCCCGACGCTACAAGAAGCGCTCATTTAAAAGAGATGTTGCCCATACTCATGGAGAAGCTTTCCACTCCAGGCAGGTCTATAGATATAATGATAGCTACGGGGTTACACAAGCGACATACGCCCGAACAACTTCAAAGGCTTTTAGGCGCTCCTATTGTAAAGCACCACAAAATATTACACCATGACCCAAGTGAAAATTCAGTTATGGATCTCGGACGGAATAAATACGACGTTCCTATTACGCTGGATAAGGCGATATTGAATTATGATTTTATAATATCGATAGGCGTAATAGAACCGCATCTATACGCGGGTTATTCCGGCGGAGCGAAAACGATCGCTATAGGGCTTGCGGGTGAGGCAACGATAAATGCCACGCATAGTATAAAATTTTTGGACGACCCTGCCACAAACATAGGTTCCGTTAAAGAAAATAAATTTCAGGAGACGCTATGGGATGCGCTAAAAAACATACCGCCGATCTTTTCGATAAATACGGTTAATAATCAGGACGGTAAAGCGCTAAAGGTATTCTGCGGACCGGTAAAAGATGTATTTGAAAAAAGCATAGATTTCGCCAGAAGGGTATTCGAGGTCAGCGTAACAAAAACTTGCGATATTGCGATATGCGGCGTGGGCTACCCCAAAGATATTAATTTATACCAGGCCTCGAGAGCGCTTAATTATGTCTTGAGCGTAGATTCACCCGTTGTAAGAAAGGGCGGTGTGGTCATAGTGGCCGCACAACTGAGAGATGGTATAGGTCAAAGCCCATCCGAAAAGAGATTCTATGACGAATTAAAGAAAATTACATCCCCCGAGAGTTTTATAAGCCATATAAGGACTGAAGGCTGTATTGCAGGAGAGCATAGGGCTTATATGGTCGCTAAAGCCATGATGAATCACAAGGTAATGTTTGTGACGACTTTGGGCAAAGATTTCATGGAAGGCCTGCCGTTTAAATTTTATAGAAGCATAGAGCAAGCTGTAAAAGCGGCGGAAGATATTATCGGTAAAAATTCAAAAATATATGTAATACCGCATGCGCTTGCCACAATAGCGAGGGCAATTTTTTCTTGA
- a CDS encoding glycine zipper family protein translates to MKIKYIATIITVLLSTALISSSAYSQDDDATRNILKQGLLGAGTGAIASGASGGNAGTGALIGAGTGVIGGALLDMMTAPPARSTRRAPAQQAQYYDDEDYYGDEEVYYEEPPQESSTSKVLKQGLLGAGTGAIASGVSGGNAGTGALIGAGTGVIGGALLDAITTPSQPKRVYRRPASQPAPQSRQKVYTTPTTEEDAGEAPGSRKKVIRKYDDTGKVVSEEEIYY, encoded by the coding sequence ATGAAGATCAAGTATATAGCTACAATTATCACAGTTTTGTTGTCTACGGCCCTTATATCGTCGTCCGCATATAGTCAGGACGATGACGCTACCAGAAATATCTTGAAGCAGGGCCTTTTAGGGGCAGGAACGGGGGCCATAGCATCTGGGGCATCCGGCGGTAACGCGGGCACCGGCGCTCTTATCGGCGCGGGCACAGGTGTTATAGGCGGCGCGCTTTTAGATATGATGACCGCTCCTCCGGCAAGATCTACCCGCAGAGCGCCTGCGCAACAAGCGCAATACTATGACGATGAGGATTATTACGGCGATGAAGAAGTCTATTATGAAGAGCCCCCACAGGAGTCGAGCACGTCAAAGGTGCTTAAACAGGGCCTTTTAGGCGCGGGCACAGGGGCCATAGCGTCTGGAGTATCCGGCGGTAACGCGGGCACCGGCGCTCTTATCGGCGCGGGCACAGGTGTTATAGGCGGCGCGCTTTTAGATGCTATAACAACTCCGTCCCAACCAAAAAGGGTATATAGAAGGCCGGCCTCACAACCGGCGCCCCAGTCCAGGCAGAAGGTTTATACTACCCCCACTACCGAGGAAGATGCGGGCGAAGCGCCCGGCAGCCGTAAAAAGGTTATCAGAAAATACGACGATACCGGAAAAGTTGTTTCAGAAGAAGAGATCTATTACTAA
- a CDS encoding thermonuclease family protein, with protein MFQKKRSITKKEFKYIFNIIALLIVGLLYFGIRYLPKDNLAAPVKDTSIAYVTKAIDGDTLKLSTGEHVRLIGIDTPESRYNNKLERDSKRSRKDMEVIIKMGKEAESFTRRLTQNKRLRLEYDLQRYDKYKRLLAYVYLEDGTFVNAKIIEEGYAQAMTIPPNVKYSDMFFKLQKSAMENGRGLWKENTGKELF; from the coding sequence TTGTTTCAGAAGAAGAGATCTATTACTAAAAAAGAATTCAAATACATATTCAATATAATAGCCCTGCTTATTGTGGGGTTATTGTATTTTGGAATAAGGTACCTGCCAAAAGACAATCTCGCCGCGCCGGTAAAGGATACTTCTATAGCCTATGTCACAAAGGCTATAGACGGTGATACTCTGAAGCTTTCAACGGGCGAACATGTTCGCCTTATAGGTATAGATACTCCGGAATCCCGATATAATAACAAGCTTGAACGCGATTCCAAGAGAAGCCGTAAAGATATGGAAGTTATTATCAAAATGGGTAAAGAGGCAGAGTCCTTTACCAGAAGACTTACCCAAAACAAGCGCTTAAGACTTGAGTATGATCTCCAAAGATATGATAAATATAAAAGGCTATTAGCGTATGTGTATCTTGAAGACGGCACATTTGTTAACGCGAAGATAATAGAAGAAGGTTATGCACAAGCCATGACAATACCGCCGAATGTAAAATATTCGGATATGTTTTTTAAGCTGCAGAAGTCTGCCATGGAAAACGGCAGGGGGTTGTGGAAAGAGAATACAGGTAAAGAATTATTCTAA
- a CDS encoding PAC2 family protein, translated as MEEYRVYRKIDLSNPIMLAAWPGMGSVALGMIDYLRRKLKAVKFAEIKIDPMSVLDAVEVQEGVSKLPKPPLSTFYYSKNPDIVIFEGEVQMAGTEGLSMLNKVLDVARDLKVRRIYTGAALPLPIGYKDNPDVYGVVNKESLRDIVTKSGVKLMEGGHISGLNGLLLGFAAKKNIEAICLLATMPQYAISLPNPKASSAIIEVLSRMLGMQIDLNELHDYVKDMEERMSLIEDKVKDVFTAEEEPREQRSHEKKIPGYIMEKIEKLFIEAKQDRAKATTLKNELDRWDLYKSYEDRFLDLFKNNQ; from the coding sequence ATGGAAGAATACAGAGTTTATAGAAAGATAGATCTGTCTAACCCGATAATGCTTGCGGCCTGGCCCGGCATGGGAAGCGTCGCATTGGGCATGATCGACTATCTTAGGCGCAAGCTTAAAGCCGTTAAATTTGCCGAGATAAAGATAGATCCGATGTCTGTACTTGACGCGGTTGAGGTCCAGGAAGGTGTTTCAAAACTGCCTAAGCCGCCTCTGAGCACATTCTACTACAGCAAGAATCCTGATATCGTAATATTCGAAGGCGAAGTGCAGATGGCGGGGACAGAAGGTTTGAGCATGCTTAATAAGGTGTTGGATGTTGCGCGGGATCTTAAAGTAAGAAGAATATATACAGGCGCGGCGCTGCCTCTTCCTATAGGGTATAAAGACAATCCCGATGTGTATGGAGTTGTAAACAAGGAAAGCCTGCGCGATATCGTAACGAAGTCTGGTGTAAAGCTTATGGAAGGCGGCCACATATCGGGATTAAACGGCCTTTTGCTGGGGTTTGCCGCGAAGAAAAATATTGAAGCGATCTGTTTGTTGGCGACGATGCCGCAATATGCCATAAGCCTTCCGAATCCAAAAGCGTCAAGCGCTATAATAGAGGTTTTATCGAGGATGCTTGGGATGCAGATAGACCTGAATGAGCTGCATGATTATGTGAAGGATATGGAAGAGAGAATGTCTTTGATCGAAGACAAGGTCAAGGATGTCTTTACCGCGGAGGAAGAGCCGCGCGAACAACGTTCGCACGAAAAGAAGATCCCCGGATACATAATGGAAAAGATTGAGAAACTTTTTATTGAGGCAAAGCAGGATAGGGCTAAGGCCACTACGCTTAAGAATGAACTCGACAGGTGGGACCTATACAAATCATATGAGGACAGATTTCTTGATCTATTCAAAAATAACCAATAA
- a CDS encoding DUF748 domain-containing protein, with protein sequence MIKKIIIVLLLIVIIAAAALYIYRYAIVRHYAEKIIRENLPEYIKIDKINFDFTNNKVSLSNFRILNPPEFSSNFLINIKETSCKYSILGKGMPTGLEISDVLLNGADIRIERLSDGRVNAVEMESFIQSFPPKEDKQVNSAQDKPYSEGPNASQTLKEATGLMNKKLSDLIKLPTSFDIKGSKLMFIDRVPYETPYVIAIGSINGQISIGFGGDYSRITSLSFTLSGLLNGYEREKMQWVGSLDPNAQKITMSNRFEVSGLNLLTFQPYYDSLSPFVFKRGRFSGTLIFDLNNGEVGSTNEVHLSNLAFMVKPGYENSQMWGTTVPELLSYFTSPSGEIVFDFKLKGDMAHPTPYLGPISKRALTSMAIDKITSYAIDQVSNQQSGAGGQVDKAKEAIDMVRQLLKKK encoded by the coding sequence ATGATTAAAAAAATAATCATAGTCCTCCTTTTAATAGTAATAATAGCCGCCGCCGCTTTATACATATACAGATACGCCATAGTTCGGCATTACGCCGAAAAGATCATCCGAGAAAACCTTCCCGAATACATAAAGATAGACAAAATAAATTTTGATTTTACCAATAATAAAGTTTCTTTGAGTAATTTCAGGATATTGAATCCTCCGGAATTTTCCTCGAATTTTCTGATAAATATAAAAGAGACGAGTTGTAAATACAGCATCCTTGGCAAAGGCATGCCCACAGGCCTTGAAATAAGCGATGTATTGTTAAATGGCGCCGATATAAGGATAGAGAGGCTTTCTGACGGCAGGGTCAATGCGGTAGAAATGGAGAGTTTCATACAGAGCTTTCCCCCCAAAGAAGACAAACAAGTGAATTCAGCGCAGGATAAGCCGTATTCTGAAGGGCCGAACGCATCCCAGACATTAAAGGAAGCAACAGGCCTTATGAATAAAAAGCTTTCGGACCTTATAAAGCTGCCGACATCTTTTGATATAAAAGGATCTAAGCTCATGTTTATTGACAGGGTACCGTATGAAACTCCCTACGTAATAGCAATAGGGTCGATCAATGGTCAAATATCGATTGGCTTTGGAGGGGACTATTCAAGAATAACAAGCCTGTCCTTTACTCTTTCAGGCCTATTAAATGGCTATGAAAGGGAGAAGATGCAATGGGTTGGATCACTGGATCCCAATGCCCAGAAAATTACCATGTCTAACAGGTTTGAGGTTTCCGGGCTTAACCTATTAACTTTTCAGCCTTATTATGACAGTCTTTCACCGTTTGTATTCAAGAGAGGCAGGTTCTCGGGAACGCTTATATTCGATCTTAATAACGGCGAAGTAGGTTCGACAAATGAGGTACATTTGTCGAACCTGGCATTTATGGTAAAGCCGGGTTATGAAAATTCCCAGATGTGGGGGACGACGGTGCCCGAGCTATTGAGCTACTTTACATCTCCTTCAGGTGAAATAGTATTCGATTTTAAACTTAAAGGTGACATGGCCCATCCCACACCTTATCTGGGGCCGATATCGAAAAGAGCGCTGACTTCTATGGCTATAGACAAAATAACATCTTACGCTATTGACCAGGTTTCGAATCAACAGTCCGGTGCCGGCGGCCAAGTGGACAAAGCGAAAGAAGCCATCGATATGGTAAGGCAGCTTCTGAAGAAAAAATAA
- a CDS encoding flippase → MERLEKNFIWMGTANIVGSFFSVALFIYLARTLKAEAFGSISYAHSFIFYMLNFVDLGLSTYGIREIAKNRSRASEYVSEIVSFKLLLASALFVIVVVSTFMASGSAHFRILMIEVALLLFVAALSCDWAFQGLEKMHMVFVSFAATTMMQFLLVYFFVKGPDGLLKSALIYSLVAFLIPVLFLIYFRYRPKLKTSYLKQIKVYLSSSIIIWSIAIFAQVYNGFDIVLLGLFKSPEEVGFFTIARRAIGGAILLIVFLANALLPRLSSTFLAKDLKQFKSATHKFLKISLFLAIFVVIPLILFSNDIISFMLGDEYLPAGPPLKIMAVALIFVLFNLPHSTGLIAAGFEKAVSKQVLASAVISVVLNLVLMPRYGMVGASISYLVAEAVAITWILWVYNRHVGVKPMEYLRR, encoded by the coding sequence ATGGAAAGACTGGAAAAGAACTTTATATGGATGGGAACTGCCAATATAGTAGGCAGTTTTTTTAGTGTCGCTCTATTCATTTATCTCGCCAGGACCTTAAAGGCCGAAGCCTTCGGGTCTATATCATACGCGCATTCCTTCATATTCTATATGCTTAATTTTGTGGACTTAGGTCTCTCAACATATGGAATAAGAGAGATAGCTAAGAATAGGTCCAGGGCTTCCGAATACGTATCGGAGATTGTGTCTTTCAAGCTATTATTGGCAAGCGCGCTTTTTGTGATAGTGGTTGTTTCGACATTTATGGCATCCGGATCCGCTCATTTCAGGATATTGATGATAGAGGTGGCTCTGTTATTATTTGTGGCAGCTCTTTCATGTGACTGGGCGTTTCAGGGACTGGAAAAGATGCACATGGTCTTTGTATCATTTGCCGCTACCACGATGATGCAGTTCCTTCTTGTCTATTTTTTTGTAAAAGGTCCCGACGGGTTATTGAAGAGCGCTCTTATATACTCACTGGTCGCGTTCCTTATACCGGTATTATTCCTTATCTATTTCAGATACAGACCGAAACTCAAGACCAGCTACTTAAAACAGATAAAAGTTTATCTGTCCAGCTCCATTATAATCTGGTCAATAGCTATATTTGCCCAGGTATATAACGGCTTCGATATAGTGCTCCTGGGGCTTTTTAAAAGTCCGGAAGAGGTGGGATTTTTTACAATAGCCCGCAGGGCCATAGGCGGGGCGATACTACTTATAGTATTTTTGGCAAACGCGCTTCTTCCGAGGCTCTCATCGACATTTCTTGCCAAGGACCTGAAGCAATTTAAAAGCGCTACGCATAAATTCCTGAAGATATCTCTGTTTTTAGCGATATTTGTAGTTATACCGCTGATCCTGTTCAGTAATGATATAATATCTTTTATGCTGGGAGATGAATATCTTCCCGCCGGGCCGCCGCTCAAGATCATGGCTGTCGCCCTTATTTTTGTGCTATTCAATCTGCCTCATTCAACCGGCCTTATTGCCGCCGGATTCGAAAAGGCCGTCTCAAAACAGGTATTAGCGAGCGCTGTGATAAGCGTGGTATTGAATCTGGTGCTTATGCCCAGATATGGCATGGTAGGCGCCTCAATATCGTATTTAGTTGCCGAGGCCGTCGCGATAACATGGATATTGTGGGTATATAACAGGCATGTAGGCGTCAAGCCGATGGAGTATCTTAGGAGATGA
- the rpoN gene encoding RNA polymerase factor sigma-54: MKNKLSQHQRFLQKMSLTPQMRQSLNILGMSVSDLAEYIDFAVTQNPFLKKLIDEKRSFDKYRGEISQIPDKTIKQDEDPRHALLSQIKMSGLTDNMLEIAEYLIYEMDDNGYITIDLEEAAEDLGVDCEEVSECLCLIQEMEPAGIGAKDIKECLQLQLKRKGKGNSLEWRIVGSFLSEVAQENIEKIAKELKVDRAKVKEAVSSIKKLNPRPASTILAKESKNVIPELMAKVDEKKVRLELNRGSIPGLKLYNPYANDFDIIKDPQARKFMQENINAAKGLIDNLKRREDTMCKVADYILNFQRDAIYRDIHHIRSLTIKEVAHATNFHPSTISRVVSNKYIQLNDDVVPLKSLLSHGIKHVDGQLHSKTSIKKTIETLIKREDPSRPANDGEIHQVLKKVAGINISRRTVAKYRASMRILPAHLRKKVSKA; this comes from the coding sequence ATGAAAAACAAGCTATCGCAGCATCAAAGATTTCTGCAGAAGATGTCTCTGACGCCACAGATGAGGCAATCTCTCAATATACTGGGTATGTCAGTAAGTGATTTGGCAGAATATATCGATTTTGCGGTCACGCAAAACCCATTCCTGAAAAAATTAATAGACGAAAAAAGATCTTTTGATAAATACCGGGGTGAGATCTCCCAGATTCCCGATAAGACCATTAAACAGGATGAGGACCCACGCCATGCCCTCCTATCTCAGATAAAGATGTCCGGACTTACAGATAATATGCTGGAGATAGCCGAATACCTTATATATGAGATGGATGACAATGGCTACATAACTATAGACCTGGAAGAAGCGGCCGAAGACCTGGGAGTTGATTGTGAGGAAGTATCCGAGTGCCTCTGTCTAATACAGGAAATGGAGCCTGCCGGGATAGGCGCAAAAGACATCAAGGAATGCCTTCAATTGCAATTAAAGAGAAAGGGTAAAGGAAATTCCCTTGAATGGCGCATAGTCGGCTCATTCTTAAGCGAAGTGGCGCAGGAAAATATAGAAAAGATAGCCAAAGAGCTTAAGGTTGACAGGGCAAAAGTAAAAGAGGCTGTAAGTTCGATAAAAAAATTGAACCCAAGGCCCGCGAGCACTATTCTTGCCAAAGAGAGTAAAAATGTTATCCCTGAATTAATGGCTAAAGTTGACGAAAAAAAAGTGCGTCTTGAGTTAAATAGGGGCTCTATACCCGGACTTAAACTATACAATCCTTACGCAAACGATTTCGACATAATAAAGGACCCCCAGGCGAGAAAGTTCATGCAGGAAAATATAAATGCCGCAAAGGGACTTATAGATAACCTAAAACGGCGCGAAGATACGATGTGCAAGGTCGCGGATTACATCCTGAATTTCCAGAGGGATGCCATCTACAGGGATATCCACCATATAAGAAGCCTGACTATAAAAGAGGTCGCCCATGCGACCAATTTTCACCCTTCCACCATAAGCAGGGTCGTCTCAAATAAATATATACAGTTAAATGATGATGTTGTGCCCCTGAAAAGCCTATTGAGTCACGGTATAAAACATGTCGACGGACAACTGCACTCAAAAACGTCGATTAAAAAAACTATCGAGACATTGATAAAACGCGAGGATCCATCACGCCCTGCAAACGATGGCGAAATACACCAGGTGTTAAAAAAGGTCGCGGGGATAAATATCAGCAGGCGTACGGTGGCAAAATACAGGGCCTCTATGCGTATATTGCCTGCCCATCTTAGAAAGAAAGTGTCAAAGGCTTAA